A stretch of the Porifericola rhodea genome encodes the following:
- a CDS encoding RagB/SusD family nutrient uptake outer membrane protein translates to MICLIWLSSSCEDYLDKTIETDLDVQEVFKNFNNAQGFVEEMYALVVNYGTGTHWQSYMCYGDDAVGTQNWQFDYRIDQGRYWDWMMNGGMGTIFYEGATNTNADYPFDRAGIWQNSWAGIRKANIVIENIELMVDATQEEKDIILGQAYFFRAFFHHEIMKFWGRIPYIDIPLGSEEWKLPRPETFKETALALDQDFEKAAQLLPVSWDEHSAGQKTFNSNMFRATKGAAWAFKGKNLLFAASPLMKGSTDPYDYDKELCQMAVDAFAEVLKISDGGRYQLANWDDYEDVFYSLSSKTGYVYPGSTEFIFSQSGDVGWFPRFLAQGFQIGSHCEQRDTQFPTHNYIHYNFGMADGLSCEDSPNYDPSRPWEGRDPRLYKWVILDGEQMVENLGAASGTNEVHRFAQLYEGGAHRYPSVDLGSRTGYICKKWFGRSFNWFDNQIGNYLPFRLHMRLTDVYLMYAEAAHIAYGAQQVPSSYALTAEQAINVLRDRAGVAPVQFVADARKFMDEIRRERAVELSWEGHRWMDLRRWRLGEQDRYKEKTGLKFDKEHTSFNVELIRTKVFDEKHYWLPFPQNDTELYVGFEQNPGW, encoded by the coding sequence ATGATTTGTCTAATCTGGTTGTCTTCTTCTTGTGAAGATTACCTTGACAAAACCATAGAAACAGACCTTGACGTACAGGAGGTATTTAAAAACTTTAATAATGCCCAGGGCTTTGTAGAAGAAATGTATGCCCTGGTGGTGAACTATGGTACCGGTACCCACTGGCAAAGCTACATGTGCTATGGGGATGATGCCGTAGGTACTCAAAACTGGCAGTTTGACTACCGTATAGACCAGGGGCGGTACTGGGATTGGATGATGAATGGTGGAATGGGTACCATATTTTATGAAGGAGCTACCAATACCAATGCCGATTATCCTTTTGATAGGGCAGGCATCTGGCAAAATAGCTGGGCGGGTATTCGCAAAGCCAATATTGTTATTGAGAATATAGAGTTAATGGTAGATGCCACCCAGGAAGAAAAAGATATAATACTAGGCCAGGCTTATTTCTTCAGAGCTTTCTTTCATCATGAGATCATGAAATTCTGGGGAAGAATTCCATATATAGATATCCCGTTAGGGTCAGAAGAATGGAAGTTACCCCGCCCGGAAACATTTAAGGAAACTGCTCTGGCTTTAGATCAGGATTTTGAAAAAGCTGCCCAGCTACTGCCTGTAAGCTGGGATGAACACTCTGCCGGACAGAAGACTTTCAATTCCAATATGTTTAGGGCTACTAAAGGAGCTGCCTGGGCTTTTAAAGGTAAAAATTTGTTGTTTGCTGCCAGCCCACTCATGAAGGGTTCTACCGACCCTTACGACTATGACAAAGAGTTGTGCCAGATGGCAGTAGATGCTTTTGCCGAAGTATTGAAAATAAGCGATGGTGGTCGGTATCAGTTAGCGAATTGGGATGATTACGAAGATGTCTTCTACTCGCTCTCTTCCAAGACCGGCTATGTATATCCGGGCAGTACAGAGTTTATTTTTAGCCAGTCTGGTGATGTGGGGTGGTTTCCAAGATTCTTGGCACAGGGCTTTCAGATTGGTAGTCATTGTGAGCAGCGCGATACACAGTTCCCTACTCACAACTACATTCACTATAATTTTGGAATGGCCGATGGACTTTCCTGCGAAGATAGCCCCAACTATGACCCTTCCAGACCCTGGGAGGGCCGCGACCCCCGCTTATACAAGTGGGTAATACTGGATGGAGAGCAGATGGTAGAGAATCTGGGAGCTGCCAGCGGAACTAATGAGGTACACCGTTTTGCCCAGCTCTATGAGGGAGGTGCACACCGTTATCCCTCCGTTGATCTGGGTAGCCGAACCGGATACATCTGTAAAAAATGGTTTGGACGTTCGTTCAACTGGTTTGATAACCAGATAGGCAATTACCTTCCTTTCAGGTTGCACATGCGACTAACAGATGTGTACCTGATGTATGCCGAAGCAGCACATATAGCTTATGGAGCACAGCAGGTGCCATCTTCTTACGCACTAACAGCCGAGCAGGCAATTAATGTGCTGCGAGATAGAGCAGGAGTTGCTCCGGTACAGTTTGTAGCAGATGCCAGAAAGTTTATGGATGAAATCCGTCGTGAGCGTGCAGTTGAATTGAGCTGGGAAGGGCATCGCTGGATGGATTTACGCCGCTGGCGGTTGGGCGAACAAGACCGCTATAAGGAAAAAACCGGGCTAAAATTTGACAAGGAGCACACCTCCTTTAATGTAGAGCTTATTCGTACCAAGGTGTTTGACGAGAAGCACTATTGGCTGCCTTTTCCTCAGAACGATACAGAGCTTTATGTTGGCTTTGAGCAGAACCCAGGATGGTAA
- a CDS encoding SusC/RagA family TonB-linked outer membrane protein has product MKHLQRCLVLSIFMSLVALNLSGQQLASALKIDLKHVPPQTNRQSLTEVILSLETRYKVRFNFNSQLFKDKFVETELVESISDDSLSHVLEQLLTPMSLTYEKISPGHYVIYSDLKNEENQLTPLQKKHLGLTGSSTPSFYGNLSQIKNNLPTYSKKLVKTLSGKVTDAESGEGLPGVNVLVKETTVGTVTDIDGNYRLTVNDDVTTLVFSSIGYTTEEVAIGGRTVINLELVPDIQSLSEVVVIGYGEQKRESVVGSIVQASGEELLQSGGVNTVGQALTGRLPGVISITSSGRPGAENPEIYIRGRSTWNGSGQPLILVDGIERSMNDININDIEKISVLKDASATAVFGVKGANGVILITTKRGKEGKPQLSISANSTVKTPSKLPLKLNAYDGIQVVNDAIVREVSAIEESWADYTPMGILNKYRNPANQYERERYPDVDWADVALKDYALDHKLNLSIRGGTEFAKYFGALAYQHVGDIFDGDKYDNGRTYTPNFAYDRFNYRSNVDFDITSTTKVSVNLSGYYGIQQANDGDMRLVYSSLYGMAPSLFYPIHEDGTYGKDPANIWDTTNPLMVMTTKGAVQNHRIQVNTDFMLEQKLDFLLDGLLFRGRLAYDNNFEGQGGVKESNPGGMDNVVYKRYLDNGEELYITPPGDNQFDFAIQPWYYNAVDIWAPSRRLFYQLSLNYNHSFGERHNTDVLLLMNREEYAEGSMFPRFREDWVARVQYNFAEKYFLDVNGAYNGSEKFGPGYRFELFPSVALGWMLSNEPFLKSKSWLDMFKLRGSYGKVGDDNVSSRWGYISQWASGGSAYMNNSNPWNGRSPYTYYKEDVIGNPDLHWETSTKLDVGFELAVLNNMLTVDFDVFKEDRNDIIVVGSNRSVPSFLGFNAPDLNVGRTTVSGYELAVGFNRYLNPDLKLWANMAFTRAQDEILFREEPELKDAHLKTEGFPIDLIKRPINADLMTSWDDVYMSVPLVNDMQYRRPGYYDLVDFNSDGRHDGNTDSAPYGFPVRPQNTWNLTAGTNYKNLSLMVQFYGAYNATKQHTVWDFHKFTPLYFEHSTNYWTMDNPGGDQVLPSWKGGASTDAYRNYFDASYVRLKNVEVAYTFAGRNGGSYRVYVNGNNLFLWSHLPDDRETNGSGESHVRGDYPTFRRFNIGFDINF; this is encoded by the coding sequence ATGAAACACCTTCAACGATGTTTGGTGCTAAGCATATTCATGAGCTTAGTGGCTCTTAATCTCTCGGGGCAACAGTTAGCCTCTGCCCTAAAGATTGATCTCAAGCATGTTCCTCCCCAAACCAACAGACAATCTCTCACCGAAGTAATTCTATCGCTAGAGACTCGCTATAAGGTGAGGTTTAATTTTAACAGTCAGCTATTTAAAGATAAGTTTGTAGAGACGGAACTGGTAGAAAGTATTAGTGACGATAGCCTTAGTCATGTGCTAGAGCAGTTACTGACTCCTATGTCACTGACTTACGAGAAGATTAGCCCTGGTCATTATGTAATCTATTCTGATCTCAAAAATGAAGAGAACCAGCTAACACCCCTTCAGAAGAAGCACCTTGGCTTGACAGGGAGCAGCACTCCTTCGTTCTATGGTAACCTCAGTCAAATTAAAAACAACCTGCCTACCTATAGTAAAAAGCTCGTTAAAACACTTAGTGGTAAAGTAACAGATGCAGAAAGTGGCGAAGGTCTGCCCGGCGTAAATGTGTTGGTTAAAGAAACTACAGTAGGTACAGTAACTGATATTGACGGCAACTACCGCCTTACTGTTAATGATGATGTGACTACGCTGGTCTTTTCTTCTATCGGTTATACTACCGAAGAAGTTGCCATCGGCGGTCGTACAGTTATAAACCTTGAATTAGTGCCTGATATTCAGTCGCTATCTGAGGTAGTAGTGATTGGTTATGGAGAGCAAAAACGCGAAAGTGTAGTAGGCTCAATTGTGCAGGCTTCAGGGGAAGAACTCTTACAGTCTGGAGGGGTAAATACTGTTGGGCAGGCGCTAACGGGTAGGCTGCCAGGTGTAATATCTATAACCTCCAGTGGACGTCCGGGCGCAGAAAACCCAGAAATTTATATCCGTGGTCGTAGCACCTGGAATGGAAGCGGTCAACCCCTAATACTGGTAGATGGTATTGAGCGTAGCATGAATGACATCAATATCAATGATATTGAAAAAATTTCGGTGCTCAAAGATGCTTCTGCTACCGCGGTGTTTGGGGTAAAAGGAGCCAACGGAGTAATCCTGATTACTACCAAAAGAGGAAAAGAAGGGAAACCACAGCTATCTATTTCTGCCAATTCTACTGTAAAAACTCCTTCCAAGCTACCACTGAAACTGAATGCCTACGATGGTATACAGGTTGTTAATGATGCCATTGTTAGAGAGGTTAGCGCCATAGAAGAGTCGTGGGCAGATTATACTCCAATGGGCATCTTAAATAAGTATCGCAATCCGGCGAACCAGTACGAAAGAGAGCGATATCCGGATGTAGACTGGGCAGATGTGGCACTTAAAGATTATGCGCTGGATCATAAACTAAACCTCTCTATCCGGGGAGGAACAGAATTCGCGAAATATTTTGGCGCGCTGGCCTACCAGCACGTAGGCGATATTTTTGATGGTGATAAATATGATAACGGTCGCACCTATACGCCAAATTTTGCATACGACCGCTTCAACTATCGTAGCAATGTGGATTTTGACATCACCAGTACTACCAAAGTATCTGTAAATTTATCTGGCTACTACGGTATACAGCAAGCTAATGATGGAGATATGCGCCTGGTGTACTCCAGCCTCTACGGTATGGCCCCAAGTCTCTTCTATCCTATACACGAAGATGGTACCTACGGTAAAGACCCTGCAAACATCTGGGATACTACTAACCCTCTAATGGTAATGACCACCAAAGGAGCGGTACAGAACCACCGTATACAGGTGAATACTGACTTTATGCTGGAGCAGAAACTGGATTTTCTTTTAGATGGGCTTTTGTTCAGAGGTAGATTGGCTTACGATAACAATTTTGAAGGACAGGGGGGAGTGAAAGAATCTAACCCTGGAGGAATGGATAATGTAGTTTACAAAAGATATCTGGATAATGGCGAAGAACTCTATATTACACCTCCTGGCGACAACCAGTTTGACTTCGCTATACAGCCCTGGTACTATAATGCTGTTGATATTTGGGCTCCCAGCAGGCGCCTGTTTTATCAGCTTTCACTAAACTACAATCATTCATTTGGAGAAAGGCATAATACCGATGTTCTGCTGCTTATGAACCGCGAAGAATATGCGGAGGGCTCCATGTTTCCTCGTTTTAGAGAAGATTGGGTAGCAAGGGTGCAGTATAATTTTGCCGAGAAGTACTTTCTGGATGTTAATGGTGCGTACAATGGCTCAGAAAAATTTGGGCCAGGCTATCGTTTTGAGCTTTTCCCTTCTGTTGCTTTGGGCTGGATGCTTTCCAATGAGCCTTTCCTTAAGTCAAAAAGCTGGCTGGATATGTTTAAGCTGCGTGGCTCATACGGTAAAGTGGGAGACGATAATGTTTCCAGCAGATGGGGGTATATCTCCCAGTGGGCTTCAGGAGGCTCAGCTTATATGAACAATTCTAATCCCTGGAATGGAAGGTCTCCCTACACTTATTATAAAGAAGATGTTATTGGCAACCCGGATCTGCACTGGGAAACCTCTACCAAACTTGATGTTGGCTTTGAGTTAGCGGTGCTTAACAATATGCTTACTGTTGATTTTGATGTTTTCAAAGAAGACAGAAATGACATTATTGTGGTAGGTAGCAACCGGAGTGTGCCTTCATTTTTAGGCTTTAACGCTCCAGACCTGAATGTAGGAAGAACTACGGTTAGTGGTTACGAACTGGCAGTAGGCTTCAATCGCTACCTGAACCCCGACCTTAAGCTGTGGGCCAATATGGCTTTTACCAGAGCGCAAGATGAAATTCTATTTAGAGAAGAGCCTGAGCTTAAAGATGCTCACCTGAAAACGGAAGGCTTTCCCATTGACCTGATCAAAAGGCCTATCAATGCTGATTTGATGACCAGCTGGGATGATGTTTACATGTCGGTACCTTTGGTAAATGATATGCAGTACCGCCGTCCGGGCTATTATGATCTGGTAGATTTTAATTCAGATGGTCGCCATGATGGTAATACCGATAGCGCACCCTATGGCTTTCCTGTCCGCCCCCAGAACACCTGGAATCTGACAGCGGGTACCAACTACAAAAACTTATCACTGATGGTGCAGTTCTACGGGGCGTATAATGCTACCAAGCAGCATACCGTCTGGGACTTTCATAAGTTCACCCCGCTCTATTTTGAGCATTCTACCAACTACTGGACTATGGATAACCCCGGAGGAGACCAGGTGCTACCCAGCTGGAAAGGTGGGGCTAGTACAGATGCTTATCGCAACTATTTTGATGCCTCATATGTGCGCCTTAAAAATGTTGAAGTGGCTTACACATTTGCCGGAAGAAATGGTGGGTCCTATAGAGTATACGTAAATGGAAACAACCTCTTTTTGTGGTCGCACTTACCAGATGATAGGGAAACTAACGGAAGTGGCGAAAGCCATGTGAGAGGTGATTATCCTACCTTCAGAAGGTTCAATATTGGCTTTGATATCAACTTTTAA
- a CDS encoding FecR family protein: MSNPNYIKHLFLKFLSDECTPQEVEEILDYLKYSTDRGRALPGVEEVKAKLKELPKMEEQRADQVFADIIKSSPNKEKYSKTPGKTITRTWVQKWKVAATLSGLLLLSAMLLLYLKQEETIRYATEFGETKTIVLHDGSKVVLNANSSLTLPSQWNGTGAREVWLEGEAFFSVSHTQDNRKFLVHTTHQLSVEVLGTEFNVNSRENKATVVLNSGKVQVNTPPTEQVEQWIMQPGDLLEYDLEQKQIQQKAVDTTLYTSWRNNLLVFKDTPLIELAQLIEANYGYQLSFESDSLANLEFTGSNPADKLELLLMTIEKSFNLKIKQDGKQIMLKSKP; this comes from the coding sequence TTGAGCAACCCCAATTACATAAAACACCTTTTTTTAAAATTCTTATCTGATGAGTGTACGCCTCAGGAGGTAGAAGAAATTTTAGACTACCTGAAGTATTCTACAGATAGAGGTAGGGCTTTGCCAGGTGTGGAAGAAGTAAAGGCTAAACTGAAAGAACTCCCCAAAATGGAGGAGCAAAGGGCAGATCAGGTGTTTGCCGACATCATTAAGTCATCACCGAATAAAGAAAAATACTCAAAAACTCCGGGCAAAACTATTACAAGAACTTGGGTGCAGAAATGGAAGGTTGCTGCTACGCTCAGCGGACTTCTGCTACTCTCAGCAATGCTACTACTATATCTTAAGCAAGAGGAGACTATTCGCTATGCTACTGAATTTGGCGAGACCAAAACTATAGTATTGCATGATGGGAGTAAAGTAGTTCTCAACGCTAACTCTTCGCTTACCCTTCCTTCGCAATGGAATGGTACAGGAGCCAGAGAAGTGTGGTTAGAGGGAGAAGCTTTCTTTTCTGTAAGCCATACGCAGGATAACAGAAAGTTTTTGGTGCATACCACCCATCAATTAAGTGTAGAAGTGCTTGGGACAGAGTTTAATGTAAACAGTAGGGAGAATAAAGCTACCGTGGTACTAAACTCTGGAAAAGTCCAGGTTAACACCCCGCCCACAGAACAAGTAGAGCAGTGGATCATGCAGCCCGGTGATCTTTTAGAATACGATTTAGAACAAAAGCAAATACAGCAAAAGGCTGTAGACACCACATTGTACACCTCCTGGCGAAATAACCTTTTAGTCTTTAAGGATACCCCTCTAATAGAACTGGCTCAATTAATTGAAGCTAATTATGGCTATCAGCTTTCCTTTGAAAGTGACAGCCTGGCAAACTTAGAGTTTACGGGTTCTAACCCGGCAGACAAGCTAGAACTTTTACTTATGACCATAGAAAAATCATTTAACCTTAAAATTAAACAAGATGGAAAACAGATAATGCTCAAAAGCAAACCATAA
- a CDS encoding RNA polymerase sigma-70 factor: protein MQTLDSNTDAQLILSISLGDHHAFRVLFDKYRDVLFGYSFKFTKSKELSEEALQEVFMKVWQNRESLNPNLSIKSYLFTSIKNYTYNTLRNAAYDHKLKEQIFYRYMHAYNNTEDLLEYQELQAFKDKAVESLPPRRKLIFQMSRVEGLSHEEIAVKLGISPHTVKDQMVKALKSIKKYLQVHTDIAVGLILFIHLFL from the coding sequence TTGCAAACTCTTGACAGTAACACCGATGCCCAACTCATATTGAGTATCTCATTAGGGGATCATCATGCCTTTCGTGTGCTATTTGATAAGTATAGAGATGTGCTGTTTGGTTACAGTTTTAAGTTTACCAAATCAAAAGAACTCTCAGAAGAAGCGTTGCAGGAAGTCTTTATGAAAGTTTGGCAAAACAGAGAAAGCCTCAACCCCAACTTATCCATTAAGTCTTACCTCTTTACAAGTATTAAGAATTATACATACAATACTTTAAGAAATGCTGCATACGACCATAAGTTAAAAGAGCAGATTTTTTATCGTTATATGCACGCATACAACAACACAGAAGACTTGCTGGAATACCAGGAACTTCAGGCTTTTAAAGACAAAGCAGTAGAAAGTTTACCGCCTCGCCGAAAGTTAATTTTTCAGATGAGTAGAGTAGAAGGCCTTAGCCATGAAGAAATTGCCGTTAAACTGGGCATTTCCCCGCATACAGTTAAAGACCAGATGGTTAAAGCCCTTAAGTCTATCAAGAAGTATCTTCAGGTTCATACCGACATTGCAGTAGGCTTAATCTTATTTATACACCTTTTCCTATAA